The bacterium genome includes a region encoding these proteins:
- the rho gene encoding transcription termination factor Rho produces MTERTIDGDRAGEASDTFSLNRLARMRVEEVARAAREMGLSGVSGLRKQDLIFQILRAQTESKGLVFAEGTLEVLPEGYGFLRSAEYSYLPGPDDIYVSPSQINRFALLTGDTVSGQVRYPKEDERYFALIKVEAINHDDPDKSRERIFFENLTPLYPMEQLRLETTKDNLTGRVMDMFTPLGKGQRGLIVAAPRTGKTTLLQSLANSILANHKEAYLIVLLIDERPEEVTDVKRAVDGEIVSSTFDEPATRHVAVAEMVIEKAKRMVEYGKDVVILLDSITRLARAYNNVQPSSGKVLSGGLDSNALQRPKRFFGAARHLEEGGSLTIVATTLIDTGSRMDEVIYEEFKGTGNMELHLDRRLADRRVFPAIDLTRSGTRKEELLLEPDTLNSVWVLRKVLSAMPPGEALELLLDRLNQTKNNQDFIRQMREGG; encoded by the coding sequence ATGACGGAACGCACGATCGACGGCGACCGCGCCGGCGAGGCGAGCGACACGTTCTCGCTCAACCGCCTGGCCCGCATGCGGGTCGAGGAGGTGGCGCGCGCGGCCCGGGAGATGGGGCTGTCGGGAGTGTCCGGGCTGCGGAAGCAGGACCTGATCTTCCAGATCCTGCGCGCGCAGACGGAGAGCAAGGGGCTCGTCTTCGCCGAGGGCACGCTCGAGGTCCTGCCGGAGGGGTACGGCTTCCTCCGTTCCGCCGAGTACAGCTACCTTCCCGGCCCCGACGACATCTACGTCTCCCCTTCGCAGATCAACCGCTTCGCGCTCCTCACCGGGGACACGGTCTCGGGACAGGTCCGCTACCCGAAGGAGGACGAGCGGTACTTCGCGCTGATCAAGGTCGAGGCGATCAACCACGACGACCCCGACAAGTCGCGCGAGCGGATCTTCTTCGAGAACCTCACGCCGCTCTACCCGATGGAGCAGCTGCGGCTCGAGACGACCAAGGACAACCTGACCGGCCGCGTGATGGACATGTTCACGCCGCTGGGCAAGGGGCAGCGCGGCCTGATCGTCGCCGCCCCGCGGACCGGCAAGACGACGCTCCTCCAGTCGCTGGCCAACTCGATCCTCGCCAACCACAAGGAGGCCTACCTCATCGTGCTGCTGATCGACGAGCGGCCGGAAGAGGTGACCGACGTCAAGCGCGCGGTGGACGGCGAGATCGTCTCCTCGACGTTCGACGAGCCGGCGACGCGCCACGTCGCCGTGGCCGAGATGGTGATCGAGAAGGCGAAGCGGATGGTCGAGTACGGCAAGGACGTCGTGATCCTGCTCGACTCGATCACCCGCCTCGCCCGCGCCTACAACAACGTGCAGCCCTCCTCCGGAAAGGTCCTCTCCGGCGGCCTCGACTCGAACGCGCTGCAGCGGCCGAAGCGGTTCTTCGGCGCCGCGCGGCACCTCGAGGAAGGCGGCTCGCTGACGATCGTCGCCACGACGCTGATCGACACCGGCTCGCGGATGGACGAAGTCATCTACGAGGAGTTCAAGGGCACCGGCAACATGGAGCTGCACCTCGACCGGCGCCTCGCCGACCGGCGGGTCTTCCCGGCGATCGACCTCACCCGCTCCGGCACGCGCAAGGAAGAGCTGCTGCTGGAGCCGGACACGCTCAATTCGGTCTGGGTGCTGCGGAAGGTGCTCAGCGCGATGCCGCCGGGCGAAGCGCTCGAGCTCCTTCTGGACCGCCTGAACCAGACCAAGAACAACCAGGACTTCATCCGCCAGATGCGCGAAGGCGGATAG